A part of Halobacillus shinanisalinarum genomic DNA contains:
- a CDS encoding DEAD/DEAH box helicase: MTTFNSLGLSNPVLKALNHMGFEETTPIQEQTIPLGLQGKDVIGQAQTGTGKTAAFGIPMIEKINKDVKSVQGLVIAPTRELAIQVAEEVHRLGKNKGIRTLPIYGGSNMERQIRALKDNHIVVATPGRLLDHIRRKTIKLENVHTAVLDEADEMLNMGFIDDIRDILKALPEERQTLLFSATMPKEIRNIATTLMKNPEEVKVKSKEMTVENIEQYYVEIPEKHKFDTLTRLLDIHAPALAIVFGRTKRRVDEVSDGLQARGFRAEGIHGDLTQGKRMSVLNKFKKGRIEILVATDVAARGLDISEVSHVYNFDIPQDPESYVHRIGRTGRAGRKGESVSFVTSREKAQLNLIEKLTKKKVERMSVPSSDEARRGQQQVAVDKMTESANNEDLNKYKQSANELLEQHDASDLVAAALKMLTKERSEVPVRLSSVQPISVKGAQRSGGGKGGKKPYRKDGKRNFNKHNNKSRNFKGKGNRGFQNKGRNSNAK; encoded by the coding sequence GTGACAACATTCAATTCATTAGGATTATCTAATCCGGTGTTAAAAGCTTTAAACCATATGGGTTTTGAAGAAACAACACCGATTCAAGAGCAAACAATCCCTCTCGGTTTACAAGGGAAAGACGTCATCGGCCAAGCGCAAACGGGAACAGGTAAGACAGCAGCATTTGGAATTCCGATGATCGAAAAAATTAATAAAGATGTCAAGTCTGTTCAAGGATTGGTCATTGCACCAACGCGTGAATTGGCTATCCAAGTAGCTGAAGAAGTGCACCGTCTCGGTAAAAATAAAGGGATACGCACGCTGCCGATTTATGGTGGATCGAATATGGAACGTCAAATTCGTGCACTAAAAGATAACCATATCGTTGTAGCAACCCCTGGACGTTTACTTGATCATATCCGTCGTAAAACGATTAAGCTGGAGAACGTTCATACCGCAGTATTAGATGAAGCGGATGAAATGCTAAACATGGGCTTCATCGATGATATTCGTGATATTCTTAAGGCGCTTCCAGAAGAGCGTCAGACGTTATTGTTCTCAGCGACTATGCCTAAGGAAATCCGTAATATTGCAACAACACTTATGAAAAACCCTGAAGAGGTTAAAGTGAAATCGAAAGAAATGACTGTCGAAAATATCGAGCAGTATTATGTTGAGATTCCGGAAAAACATAAGTTCGATACACTAACACGTCTTCTTGATATACACGCACCTGCATTGGCGATCGTATTCGGACGGACAAAGCGCCGTGTCGACGAAGTTTCAGATGGCTTGCAAGCCCGCGGTTTCCGTGCTGAAGGAATTCATGGTGATTTGACACAAGGAAAACGTATGTCCGTGCTAAACAAGTTTAAAAAAGGACGTATTGAAATTCTTGTAGCGACAGATGTGGCTGCACGCGGACTAGATATTTCTGAGGTATCCCACGTATATAACTTTGATATTCCACAGGATCCTGAAAGCTATGTTCACCGTATTGGACGTACAGGTCGTGCTGGACGCAAAGGCGAATCTGTCTCCTTTGTCACTTCACGTGAAAAAGCACAGCTTAACTTAATTGAAAAGCTTACGAAGAAAAAGGTTGAACGTATGAGTGTGCCATCTTCTGATGAAGCGCGCCGCGGACAACAACAAGTGGCTGTTGATAAGATGACCGAATCCGCTAATAATGAGGATTTAAACAAGTATAAGCAATCGGCAAATGAACTGCTTGAACAGCATGATGCCTCTGACCTTGTTGCTGCAGCATTGAAGATGCTTACAAAAGAACGCAGTGAGGTTCCTGTTCGACTTTCTTCTGTACAGCCGATCAGTGTTAAAGGTGCACAGCGCAGTGGTGGGGGTAAAGGTGGTAAAAAACCTTACCGTAAAGACGGCAAGCGAAATTTTAATAAACACAACAATAAGTCCCGTAATTTCAAAGGTAAAGGAAATCGCGGCTTCCAAAACAAAGGGCGTAACTCTAACGCTAAATAA
- the acpS gene encoding holo-ACP synthase: MIKGIGIDIIEIDRIKQSIKRNHRFVQRILTEAEQQQYERLNERRRVEFLAGRFAAKEAFSKAVGTGIGKLSFHDIEVTSNDAGAPVVQAKGYETLTIWVAISHSKKQAVAQIVLEGRANDIIT; this comes from the coding sequence ATGATTAAGGGAATTGGAATCGATATTATAGAAATCGATCGTATTAAACAAAGTATAAAGCGAAATCACCGCTTTGTTCAAAGAATATTAACTGAGGCGGAGCAACAGCAGTATGAGCGATTAAATGAGCGCAGACGTGTTGAGTTTCTAGCGGGCCGTTTTGCAGCTAAGGAAGCCTTTTCTAAAGCTGTTGGAACTGGGATTGGTAAACTTAGCTTTCATGACATCGAAGTTACATCAAATGATGCGGGAGCCCCAGTCGTCCAAGCAAAGGGATATGAAACCCTTACTATTTGGGTAGCTATTTCTCATAGTAAAAAGCAGGCAGTTGCGCAAATTGTCCTGGAAGGTAGAGCAAATGACATAATTACATAG
- a CDS encoding rhomboid family intramembrane serine protease — MFVRTESFKEFLKFYPIVSGLVLINLLLWLFISVFQFNFALDLLRAGVGNNYLVSQGEYWRLVTPIFFHGGFSHALFNSFSLVLFGPALEQMLGKVKFITVYLIAGIAGNMGTYIVAPDAFYQHLGASGAIFGIFGVYLFMVLFRKHLIGSANSQIITIIFVLGLFMTFARPNINVLAHVFGLIGGFALAPPLLKNARPFSVWQNRAKHENISRSSAGFDPNRWKKRSSKGKGYGKYIIWGVIIFLVALALVNNFL, encoded by the coding sequence ATGTTTGTTCGAACAGAAAGCTTTAAGGAATTCCTCAAATTTTACCCTATAGTGTCAGGGCTTGTGTTGATTAACCTGCTATTATGGCTGTTTATTTCTGTGTTTCAATTCAACTTTGCCCTGGACTTGCTGCGTGCAGGGGTAGGCAATAATTACCTTGTATCACAGGGGGAATATTGGCGGCTTGTGACCCCGATATTCTTTCACGGCGGCTTTTCACACGCTTTATTTAATTCCTTTTCACTTGTTCTCTTTGGTCCAGCCCTTGAGCAAATGTTAGGAAAAGTGAAGTTTATTACTGTTTACCTCATTGCTGGAATTGCAGGGAACATGGGAACGTACATTGTTGCACCTGACGCTTTTTACCAGCACCTTGGTGCCTCAGGTGCCATTTTTGGCATCTTTGGTGTCTATCTATTTATGGTGTTATTCCGTAAACATTTAATTGGTTCAGCAAATTCACAAATAATCACAATTATTTTTGTCTTAGGACTATTCATGACGTTTGCGCGTCCGAACATAAACGTACTCGCACATGTTTTTGGTCTTATTGGAGGGTTTGCTCTAGCACCTCCTTTATTAAAGAATGCTAGACCCTTTTCTGTTTGGCAAAACCGGGCTAAGCATGAGAACATAAGTCGAAGCAGCGCAGGGTTTGACCCTAACCGCTGGAAAAAACGTAGTAGCAAAGGAAAGGGATATGGAAAGTACATCATTTGGGGGGTCATTATCTTCCTTGTAGCGCTTGCGTTAGTTAATAATTTTTTATAA